One window from the genome of Crassostrea angulata isolate pt1a10 chromosome 2, ASM2561291v2, whole genome shotgun sequence encodes:
- the LOC128173981 gene encoding histone H1-delta-like, protein MADTATTTPAKKKVTKPKVPAAHPKYVDMIRAALESLKERGGSSRQAILKYIMANYKVGNDVNSINAHLKMALKNGVKKGALKQAKGTGASGSFKLGDKPKTEKKPKAKKVAKPKAAKPKKAAAAKPKKVAGEKKTAEKKKKSPKKAAGPKKVKTPKKKAATKSPKKAAAKPKKVKTPKKSAAKKAKTPKKAAAKK, encoded by the coding sequence ATGGCAGATACAGCAACCACAACCCCAGCCAAGAAGAAGGTTACAAAGCCTAAGGTGCCAGCAGCGCACCCCAAGTACGTTGACATGATCAGGGCCGCCCTGGAATCTTTGAAAGAGCGTGGCGGATCTTCCAGACAAGCCATTCTAAAGTACATAATGGCCAACTACAAAGTCGGCAACGACGTCAACTCCATCAACGCCCACTTGAAAATGGCTTTGAAGAACGGAGTGAAGAAAGGTGCTCTGAAACAAGCCAAGGGCACAGGCGCCAGTGGCTCCTTCAAGCTTGGTGACAAGCCCAAGACTGAGAAGAAGCCAAAGGCCAAGAAAGTTGCCAAGCCTAAGGCAGCAAAACCCAAGAAGGCCGCAGCAGCAAAACCAAAGAAGGTAGCCGGAGAGAAAAAGACTgcagagaagaagaagaagtccCCCAAGAAAGCAGCCGGACCGAAAAAGGTTAAGACTCCAAAGAAGAAGGCAGCAACTAAATCCCCAAAGAAGGCAGCAGCCAAGCCAAAGAAGGTCAAGACACCTAAGAAGTCAGCTGCAAAGAAAGCCAAGACTCCCAAGAAGGCAGCAGCAAAGAAATAA